In Deltaproteobacteria bacterium, the genomic stretch CGGCGGCGTCGCGCACGACGCGGCCCTTGGCGGCCACCCAGCGGATGCTCCCGTCGGGCCGGACGGTACGGAACTCGACCTCGTAGCCCGGGCCCTCCTCCGCGGCGCGGCTGATGGCGCGGTTCACGAGGTCGCGGTCGTCCGGATGGACGAGCGCGCGAAACGCCGCGTATGTGCCTCCGAAGCTGCCGGGCGGCAGGCCGTGGATGGCTTCCAGGTTCTCGGACCACTCGATCTCTCCGCTGAGAAGGTCCCAGTCCCACGCGCCCATGCGGCCCCCTTCGAGCGCCAGACGGAGCCGTCCTTCGCTGACCTGCAGCCGGACGTAGTCCGCGGCGCCGCGGCCTTCGGCGCTGTCGCGCTCGGCGATGGCCGCGCCGAGCAGCAGGGCGCTGACGGCCACCACCGCGTTGAAGAACTGCAGCGCGACCAGGTTCTCGTGGGGTGTGCCCATCGAGAAGGGGCCCCAGCCCTGCACCGAGCTCAGCACGGCCAGGCTCGAGGCGACGAACGTCACCGTCACCGCACCGCGCTGGCCGAAGCGGAGGGCTCCCCAGATGACGAAGGGAAAGACCTTGTACGGCAGCGCGTCCCGCATGAGCCGCGCACCGGCCGGCTCGATGAAAACGAGCAGGCCGACGGCGAGGAGCCCGCCGAGGAGCACCAGGGCTTCTCCGACCCGGCGCGGTCGCCATCCCGTCCGCGGCGCGCGCGCCCAGACGAGGAGGACGGGAGCCATGACGAGGTCGCCCATCGCGTCGCCGATCCACCACACCCACCAGATCGATGCGAAGGCGTCCCAGGGCTGAACGCCCCCGACGCAGAGGCTCGTGACGCCGACCGTCGCGCTGACGAGCGTGCTCCCGAGGGCGGCGAGGACCACGAGGGCGAGGACGTCCTTCAGGCGTTCGAGTCTGCTGTCGAACCCGACGCGGCGCAGCAGCCAGGCGCCGGCCACGGCTTCCAGCGTGTTGCCGGCGGCGATGCCGCACGCGGTGCCGAGCGGCTCGTGGTGCGTGGCGTTGGCGAGGAACGCCCCCAGCGCGATCCCCGGCCAGGCGCGGCTGCCGAACACCAAGAGCGCGGCGAGGGAGATTCCCGTCGGCGGCCAGACGAGCGTCACCTGCTCGGCGACGAAGGCGAGACGAAGCCCCAGGGTTGCCGCCACGAAGTAGATGGCGGCGGTGCACACGACGACGGCGGCAGGGGCCAGGAGCTGCCGCCACGCCGCGGACTCGCTCACCCGTGGCTCGGCCTCTGTCCGGCTCTTCGCCAGCATGATTCCGCAATGCGCGAGCCGAGGTTCCGTCGGCCGGCAGCCCCGCTCGGGCTACCACCCCGAATATTGAGGGTCAAACGCCACTTCCATCCGGTGGCCGCCCGGCGCAAGATTGGCGCGATGCTCGTCGCCGGCGTGGCCGCGGCGCTCCTGCTCGTGGGATCCGCGGCGGACGTGCCGCCGGCCGCGCCCGCCGCGCTCCGCCGCGCGCTGCATGCGGCGAGCGTCCAGATCGATCCGCCGGGCTGCTCCGGGGTGCTCGCCGAGAACGACCAGATCGTGGTGACCGCCCGGCACTGCATCGACCCCGGTGTCGAGCAGCTCAGGGTCCGCTTCACGAACGGGGTGACGCGCACGGGCTGGGTGGTGGCCACTGACGCCGCCGCCGATCAGGCGGTGCTCTTCCTCGAGGACCCGGTGGACATCGAGCCGCTGCCGATCGTGCGCCGCCGGCAGATCCCCGGGACCGTGCTCTACTTCGAGGGGAACCCGTCGCGGCCGCGCTTCCAGAGCGCGCGGCTCGACAAGATCGACCGCTGCCCCTCGCTCCCCGACCTTCCGAACGCGCTCTTCACGAGCATCGCCGGCGTGCCGGGCGACTCGGGAGCGCCCCTCGTCGACGTGGTCGCGGAGGTGGTCGGGCTCGTGCACGGCGGGGCGCGCTGCCATATCGCCACGCCCGCCGACACGCTCGTGCGACTGGTCGACCGCGTGCTCGAGCGGGACGACGTCCGGATAGCGGCACGCTCGCATTCACGCGGATCGAACTCCGCTGACGGGTCGTGCCTCGCGGGTCGTCATGCCGAGGCGGCGCATCTTCGCGTAGAGCGCCTCACGGGTGATCCCGAGGCTGCGGGCGGCGGCGGTCTTGGTGGGCTTCTCCTGCAGGCGCTGGCGGATGAGCGCGATCTCGACGCGCTCGAGGAGCCGGGAGAGCGGCTCGTCGTGGGCCGCGGGATCGGCCTCGCGAATCCGCCGGGCCAGATGCTGGCGGCGGATGCGCTGCCCCTGCGCCAGGCAGAGGACGAGCCGGTGAATCTCGTTCTCGAGCTCGCGCACGTTGCCCGGCCACGGGTACGCCTGGAGGACGCGCAGGGCGTCGCCGTCGAAGCCGCCGGTCTCGCGGCCTTCCCTCGCTTCGAAACGGCCGAGGAAGTGCCCGATCAAGCCGGGGATCTCGGCCGAGCGATGCCGCAGGGGCGGGACGCGGAGGGGCAGGACGGCGAGACGGTAATAGAGATCCAGTCGAAAGCGCCCTGCCCGCGCTTCGGCTTCGAGCGGCCGGTTCGTCGCCGCGACGATGCGGGCGCGGACGTGACGCACCCTGTCGGCGCCGACGGCCTTCACCTCCTCGTGTTGCAGGACGCGCAGGAGCTTGGCCTGGACTGACGGCGGTGCCTCGCCGACCTCGTCGAGAAAGACCGTGCCGTCGCCCGCCTCCTCGAACAGGCCGCGCCGGTCGCGGTCGGCGCCGGTGAAGGCGCCGCGCACGTGTCCGAACAGCTCGCTCTCGAGCAGCGACTCCGAGATCGCGGCGCAGTTCTGGACGAGAAACGGCGCCTCGCGCCGCGGGCCGCGGCGGTGGATGGCGCGGGCGATCAGCTCCTTCCCGGTGCCGGTCTCGCCCTCGACGAGCACCGGTACGGCGCTCCTGGCCGCGCGCTCGACGAGGCCCATGACCGCGCGCATGCCGGCCGTGGTCGCGATCAGCGATTGCTCGTCGATGCCGCCCCCGGCCAGCGGCGGCGCGTCGGTGCCCGCGGCATCGACGCCGGCGAGGACCGAGCGGCCGAGCGCCTCGCGGACGAGGAGCGGGAGCTGCTCGACGTAGCGCGGATGCTTGCTCAGGTAGTCGGCGGCCCCGAGCTTCATGGCGGCGACGGCGAGCTCCTCCGAGCCGGTGCCGGTCGCGACGATGATGGGGACCTCCCGCCGCGCCGCGCGCAGCGCGCCGACGATCCGATCGTCCGCGGCGTCGGGCAGGCGGAGATCCGTCACCACGCACCCGATCGCCGGATCCCGGAGCGCCACCAGCGCACGGCCCAGGCGGTCGACGGTCGTCACCCGCACGCCCGGCTCCATTCGCATCAGCGCCTGCCGCATGGACGCCGCGTGGTGAGGGTCGTCCTCGACGACGAGAATATGCAGCTGAGGCCAGTCCGGGTGCCCGTCCATCACGTCGATCCCCCCTTTCCGTCCGGCCGCGGGCAGGAGGTTTCTGTAAGACGATAGGTGAGCCGAGTCAATGTCTACAAAACTTCTAGCTCGCGGATGACGCCGGCTTCTGCATGCTGCGGTGCAGCGTGGATCGCTCCGACGACGCAATGCATGCGTCAGGGGCAGGTTGTTCGCGTCACTCCGGCGCGAGCCGCATCGTCAGCGGGTGATCCATGTGCCGGACGAGCACGTCGCTCCAGTACTTGTCCGCCATCGCGTGCGCCACGCGCTCGACGGACTCCGGCGCCGCCACCGCCTTGATGCGATCGAACTGCTGCCCGGCCACGCGCACGCCGACGTAGGGCTTGGTCGTGTTCCGCTCGATCCGCCCCGCCGCCCGCGTCCCCAGCCGCACGTACACCTGGTCGTCGATGACGACGAGCCAGACCGGGAACCAGTGATCGCCTTCCCCCGGGGCCGTCGTGCGGAGCTCGAGCGTGCTTTCCGAGGCGTACGCGCCCGGCTTCCACTCGGCTGCCAGGGTTGGCGCCGTGACGACGGCGATGAAGGCGGCGACGGCTAGGGACCTCAGCATGGCCCGCGGCTATAGCCGACTCGCCGTCGGGCGACCAGACCTGGGTTCACAGGGACGCCGTCCTCGGGGTAAGGTCCGGCCGGGAGGGACGGCCATGCACGAGATCGTCGACGGCATCGTCATGTGGTCCTGGCTCTCCGAGCCGCACGGCTACAACTTCAACGGCTACTTCGTCCGCCACCGCGCCGGGAACCTCTGCATCGACCCCGTCGAGCCGGGGGACGACGTCCTCGCCCTCCTCCGCCGTGAGGGTGTGGCCCGCATCCTGATCACCAACCGGAACCACGTCCGGAAGGCCAACCTCGTGCGCGAGCAAACGGGCGCGCCCGTCGCGATCCACCCGGCCGACGCCGCCTACGCCCGGGGCCAGGGCGCCGTCATCGATGCCGAGCTCCGCGCCGGCGAGCGCGTCGGCCCCTTCGCCGTCGTCGGGGTGCCGGGCAAGTCGCCGGGCGAGGTGGCGCTGTACGACGCGGCTCGCCGCCTCCTCGTCGTCGGCGACGCCGTCATCGGCAACCCGCCCGGCCGCCTCTCGCTGCTGCGCGAGAAGGTGATGGACGACCCGCCGCGGCTGCGCGAGAGCGTGGAAGCGCTCACCAGCCTGGAGATCGACACGCTCCTCGTGGGCGACGGCGAGCCCATCCTCCACGAGGCGGGCTCGCGGCTGCGCGAGCTCGTCGCCACGTTCCCCGCCTAGGAGCTCGACTCGAGATGGAATCTCCGCGCGCGCCGCGCGCGCGGCCGAGCGCAGCGAGCGAGGAGTGAGGACCCGGCGGGCTCCGCCCGACGGGGCGAGGGGCGGGGAGCCCCTCGCTGATCTAGCTCCCGCGCGGCAGGCCGAGCACCTGCATCGCGATGATGCCGCGCATGATCTCCGACGTCCCCGATGCGATGCTCGCCGCCGGCGATCCGAGATATCCCTTCTGCACCCACTGCGCGGGGCTCGCGGTCCCGTCGTAGCGCAGCCCCTCGGGCCCGAGGATCTCCATGCCGATCCGCGGCATCGCCTGCGTGAGCTCTGTCCAGTGGAGCTTGATGATCGAGGCCTCGGGGCCCGGCATCTCCATGCGCAGCAGCTTGTCGAGCGTCCGCTGGCAGTTCATGCGGAAGATCTCCGTGCCGAGGTGGACGGCGGCGAGCGCCTGGCGCCGCACGGGGTCGCGCCCGGCGCCGCGCTCGCGTGCCAGCGCGAACAGGCGGTCGCGCGCCCCGGAGAGCAGGATCTGCATGCCGACCACGTAGAGGATGCCGCGCTCGTTCTGGAGCGCCGAGACGGCGATCTGCCAGCCGCCATGCAGCTCGCCGAGGAGGTTCTCGCGCGGCACGCGGACGGACTCGAAGAAGACCTCGTTGAACTCCGCCTCGCCCGTCATCTGGCGGAGCGGGCGGACCGTGATGCCCGGGCTCTGCATGTCGACGAGCAGGCAGGAGATGCCCTCGCGGCGGCGGGTCTCGGGGTCGGTCCGGCAGAGGAGCATGCACCAGTCGGCGTGCTGCGCGAGCGTCGTCCACACCTTCTGGCCGGTCACCTCGAAGTGGTCGTCCTTGGGAAGCGCGGCCGTGCGCAGCGACGCCAGGTCGGAGCCGGCGCCGGGCTCGGAGAAGCCGAAGCACCAGAGGTCCTCGGCGGTCAGGATGCGGCGGAGGAAGCGGCGCTTCTGCGCCTCGTCGCCGTAGGCCATGATGGGCGGGCCGGCGATGCCGATCCCGAGCTGGCCGATCACCTCCGGCGCCCGCGCGCGCGCCATCTCCTCGGTGTAGGCGATCTGCTCCGGGATGGTTGCCGCGCGGCCGCCGAACTCCCGCGGCCACGTGATGCCGACCCAGCGCGCGTCGGCGAGCTTCTTCTGCCAGGCGCGGAGGCGCCGGACGCGCTCGGCCTCCGGCAGCAGGGCGGCGTTCTCGCCTCGGAGGTCGTCGGTGACGTTCTCGGCGAGCCAGCTCCTCAGCTCGGCGCGGAACGTCTCGAGATCTGCCATGGTGCCCCGATAGCAGGAACGCCCGGCCGCCGTCGAGGCACGAGCTTGCGGGCGGGCAGCGGCCGGGGTACCTGAGACCTCCGACGGTGCAGACGCCCCGGGTGGTCACGACATCGCACGCGCTCGACGCGCTCGCCGCCGAGGTCCGTGCGGCCGGGCGCCTCGCGCTCGACACCGAGTTCGTGTGGGAGCGGACGTACCGGCCGAAGCTCGGCGTCGTGCAGGTCGCCACCGAGGCGGGCGCCGCCGTGATCGATGCCGTCGAGCTGCGCGACCTCTCGCCGTTCTTCCCCGTCCTCCGCGACCCGCGCGTTCCCGTAGTGCTGCACGGTGGCACGCAGGAC encodes the following:
- a CDS encoding acyl-CoA dehydrogenase — translated: MADLETFRAELRSWLAENVTDDLRGENAALLPEAERVRRLRAWQKKLADARWVGITWPREFGGRAATIPEQIAYTEEMARARAPEVIGQLGIGIAGPPIMAYGDEAQKRRFLRRILTAEDLWCFGFSEPGAGSDLASLRTAALPKDDHFEVTGQKVWTTLAQHADWCMLLCRTDPETRRREGISCLLVDMQSPGITVRPLRQMTGEAEFNEVFFESVRVPRENLLGELHGGWQIAVSALQNERGILYVVGMQILLSGARDRLFALARERGAGRDPVRRQALAAVHLGTEIFRMNCQRTLDKLLRMEMPGPEASIIKLHWTELTQAMPRIGMEILGPEGLRYDGTASPAQWVQKGYLGSPAASIASGTSEIMRGIIAMQVLGLPRGS
- a CDS encoding MBL fold metallo-hydrolase, with product MTTAMKAATARDLSMARGYSRLAVGRPDLGSQGRRPRGKVRPGGTAMHEIVDGIVMWSWLSEPHGYNFNGYFVRHRAGNLCIDPVEPGDDVLALLRREGVARILITNRNHVRKANLVREQTGAPVAIHPADAAYARGQGAVIDAELRAGERVGPFAVVGVPGKSPGEVALYDAARRLLVVGDAVIGNPPGRLSLLREKVMDDPPRLRESVEALTSLEIDTLLVGDGEPILHEAGSRLRELVATFPA
- a CDS encoding sigma-54-dependent Fis family transcriptional regulator; this encodes MMDGHPDWPQLHILVVEDDPHHAASMRQALMRMEPGVRVTTVDRLGRALVALRDPAIGCVVTDLRLPDAADDRIVGALRAARREVPIIVATGTGSEELAVAAMKLGAADYLSKHPRYVEQLPLLVREALGRSVLAGVDAAGTDAPPLAGGGIDEQSLIATTAGMRAVMGLVERAARSAVPVLVEGETGTGKELIARAIHRRGPRREAPFLVQNCAAISESLLESELFGHVRGAFTGADRDRRGLFEEAGDGTVFLDEVGEAPPSVQAKLLRVLQHEEVKAVGADRVRHVRARIVAATNRPLEAEARAGRFRLDLYYRLAVLPLRVPPLRHRSAEIPGLIGHFLGRFEAREGRETGGFDGDALRVLQAYPWPGNVRELENEIHRLVLCLAQGQRIRRQHLARRIREADPAAHDEPLSRLLERVEIALIRQRLQEKPTKTAAARSLGITREALYAKMRRLGMTTREARPVSGVRSA
- a CDS encoding response regulator — encoded protein: MLAKSRTEAEPRVSESAAWRQLLAPAAVVVCTAAIYFVAATLGLRLAFVAEQVTLVWPPTGISLAALLVFGSRAWPGIALGAFLANATHHEPLGTACGIAAGNTLEAVAGAWLLRRVGFDSRLERLKDVLALVVLAALGSTLVSATVGVTSLCVGGVQPWDAFASIWWVWWIGDAMGDLVMAPVLLVWARAPRTGWRPRRVGEALVLLGGLLAVGLLVFIEPAGARLMRDALPYKVFPFVIWGALRFGQRGAVTVTFVASSLAVLSSVQGWGPFSMGTPHENLVALQFFNAVVAVSALLLGAAIAERDSAEGRGAADYVRLQVSEGRLRLALEGGRMGAWDWDLLSGEIEWSENLEAIHGLPPGSFGGTYAAFRALVHPDDRDLVNRAISRAAEEGPGYEVEFRTVRPDGSIRWVAAKGRVVRDAAGRVARMIGVGTDVTERKRLADELEQRAAELADAGRRKDEFLAMLAHELRNPLAPLSTSLHLLQLDVPGRDGLVQMADRQVRHLARLVDDLLDVSRITQGKITLRREPVLLSAVVEQAVEIIRASIDSRAHAFTVSLPPEPIRLDADPARLAQVVGNLLSNATKYTPRGGSIWLTAERTGGEVAVRIRDTGIGIAPDFLPHVFDLFVQGDASLDRARGGLGIGLTIVRSLVEMHGGRVEARSAGLGQGSEFVVQLPVAQDAAPERRPARVRQPHASAGNRLRVLIVEDNQDAAESLAMMLELWGHAVETASDGLAALELVARREPDVVLSDLGLPGMDGYELARRLRQRPGLQDAVLVALSGYGREEDKCRALDAGFDHHLVKPPDLDVLAELLGRIAGRPDEPTRALS